In the genome of Deinococcus yavapaiensis KR-236, the window GGTGGTAGGTTGCGCGGGCTGGTGGTGGGTGTAGGCGACGATGACCGTATCGACTTCCGCCTCGGCGAGGTTCAGCAGCACGCCGCGAAGCTTCTCCACGCTTTCCATGGCGCGCAGCAGCTCTTCGCGAGCGGTTAAGCGGTAGATGGCCATGTCGAGGTCGTTGCGAGACAACGCCGTTCGCAGCGCGCCCGCTGCCTCGGGCGAGCGTGAAGCGAGACGTCGATCGAGGCTGAAGAACACGTCTTCGATGGCGGGATCGTACGGCGGCCACGATTCGCGGCGTAATTCGCGAAGTAAGGTCACGGCCTCGGTGGCGCCGGGAAGGCCGCTCTTCGCGTGGCTTTGTGCGTGCGCGGTCAGGGCGTCGAACAAGTGCGGCAGGAGGTGAGCGCTCGCGAAACGGTAGTCGGGTTCGAGCACGACTTCGCGGTACACGGGATGCCACGTCATGCCTTCACCGCCCCTTCTCGTTGCAGGAGCGCCGCGCGCGCGCGCTGCACGGAGAGCAAAAGTGCTCCTCGCACGGGTCCGTCATCGCCGTGCACGGCGGTGTCGACGCGCACCGTCTGTGGCAGCAGGCGGCGCAGGCGCGGCGTGAGGTCTTCGTTTCGGGTGCTCACGACGAGCAGGTTCAAGTCGAGCGCCGCGCCGAGCGCGCTCAGAACGTACGCGAGTGCCGCGTGCCGCTCCGTGGGCGGCAGGGTTTCGAGGAGGACGTCGGTGTTTCCACGGGGCCAGCGGACATCTCCCAATTCGCCCGACCGACCGTGCTGCCCGGAGTAGAGCTTGCCGCAGAGGAAGAGCCCGACGCCGAGGCCAGTCTCCCGTTCGAGCAGGACGGCGAAGGGATCGGCGCCGTGGGCGGCGCCGTCATGATGCTCGGCGATGGCCGCGAGGTTGGCGTCGTTCTCGAAGCGAACTTCCACGCCCGTCGCCTCGCCCCAGTGGCGAATGGCGGCGTCGTCGAGCGCTGGCACGGCGTTCGGTTCGGCGAGGCAATTCGACGTGACGGGCGCGGGAACCGCGAGGGTGACGAAGTGCAGGGGGCCGTGCGGCGCTTCGAGGCGTACGGCTTCGAGGGCGCTCATGAGCTCCTTCGTCACGTTGGTCGGGCCGTCGAGGTCGACGGTGCGACGATCGGTGGGACCTTCGCGCAATCCGGACGCGAGCATGGTGAGCCGCTGAGGTTGCACGTCCACCCCGATGGCGGTGCCGAGGCGGCGCGCGAGGCCGACGAGCCCGGCGGGTCGGCCTTGCTGTCCGCCGGAGCGGCCCAATTCGTCCACGATCCCTTCGAGGACGAGGTCGTTCACGATGCTGGTGACCGTGACTTTCGAAAGGCCCGTGATAACGGCGAGTTGACTGCGTGTTCTTTCCGCTTCCAACAAGAAACCGAGAATCACGCTTCGATTACGCCAGCGTAACGTACTGGGCTGACTCATGCTCCCGAGCCTCCTCGCTATTTAATAAACTTTCCTAACTTTGTGCGAATAGTAAGCTTCTCGAACGTGCATGTCAAGAACGACCGACAGCACGCTGAACTCGGTCCAACCACGCGCCACGCGAGCACCTCGACGTTCTTTTCCCGAATGTACGTCGTGCGCCGCTTGCTACAGGCGCTCAGCGCGACGCTCGCCAAAAAGCGAAATCACCTTCGAAGCAGCCTCCGTCACCGCGCTCTGCACCCCCGAGGCGCCGTCCTAAAGTCCCGCTTCGCGACCGAGATCTTGTACAGCTTCAACCCGCACGCCCGGGCCGTTGCTCGTGGAGTCACCACGCCGCATTGGACGTGCGTTCCGTTCTACAAAGACTCGGCCGCTAAAGTGACGACGTCGCGTACAGTACATTCATGTCTTCACACCGTGTCGGTGGCCGCTCGTGACGTTGCGTCCCGGCGCCGTACCCCCGCTGGTCCCGAACGAAGTCATCACAGACGCCCTGCGCGCCTATGATCTGCCCGGTCCGCTCGAAGTGCAATTCCTGAGGCGCGGCTTCAACGATCACTACGAGGTGACCCGCGCGCCGGACGGTCAGGACACGCGAAATCGGCAGTACATCATGCGGATCTACCTCGTGGACAAGCCTTACATTCGCGGCATTCCCGACATCGAAGACGAACTGAAGGCCCTGGTCGTCCTCGCGAAGCAGGGCGTGCCCGTCAGCGCTCCGATCGCCCGCCGCGACGGCGACTTCATGCAGACGCTCGACTCCGACGGTCACTCGCGCCCGATGGCGCTGTTTTCGTACGCGCTCGGAGAGGAACTCAAGGGCGAAGCCATCGGGGAGGAGGTCGCCCGGAATTTGGGACAGGCGATTGCGCGCATGCATGCCGTGGCGGACGCGCATGGCTTGGGCTCGCGTCGATACACGCTCGACGAGACGTTTCTCGTGGACCGACCCGTGGCGACCTTGCGCGACTTGCTGAACGAGGACGCGGTCGGCCTCGAAGCATACGGCGAGCAACTCAAAGCAGCGCTGCGAGCACTTCCCCGAACGCCCGGCCTCTTCGGCTTCATTCACGCTGACCTGCACTCCGGAAACTTTCGCGTGCTGAAGGGCCGATGCACGCTGTTCGATTTCGATCACGGCGCTCAAGGCTGGCGCGCTTACGACCTCTGCGTGCTCCGCATGAGCTTGCCCGACGACTCTTGGACGGCGCTCCTCGACGGGTACCGATCGGTGCGACCGTTCACAGCCGCTGAAGAAGCGGCGCTGCCCTTGCTGACACGCGTTCGACAACTTTGGGACGTGGGAGATTTTCTGGCCATGCGAGCTTCCGGAGCTTGGGGCGACGCTTCGCTGAGCGAGCAGGGCCGCGCGCAAGTGCTCGAACAGGTGCTCGCCATGCA includes:
- a CDS encoding ROK family transcriptional regulator, encoding MSQPSTLRWRNRSVILGFLLEAERTRSQLAVITGLSKVTVTSIVNDLVLEGIVDELGRSGGQQGRPAGLVGLARRLGTAIGVDVQPQRLTMLASGLREGPTDRRTVDLDGPTNVTKELMSALEAVRLEAPHGPLHFVTLAVPAPVTSNCLAEPNAVPALDDAAIRHWGEATGVEVRFENDANLAAIAEHHDGAAHGADPFAVLLERETGLGVGLFLCGKLYSGQHGRSGELGDVRWPRGNTDVLLETLPPTERHAALAYVLSALGAALDLNLLVVSTRNEDLTPRLRRLLPQTVRVDTAVHGDDGPVRGALLLSVQRARAALLQREGAVKA
- a CDS encoding phosphotransferase enzyme family protein translates to MTLRPGAVPPLVPNEVITDALRAYDLPGPLEVQFLRRGFNDHYEVTRAPDGQDTRNRQYIMRIYLVDKPYIRGIPDIEDELKALVVLAKQGVPVSAPIARRDGDFMQTLDSDGHSRPMALFSYALGEELKGEAIGEEVARNLGQAIARMHAVADAHGLGSRRYTLDETFLVDRPVATLRDLLNEDAVGLEAYGEQLKAALRALPRTPGLFGFIHADLHSGNFRVLKGRCTLFDFDHGAQGWRAYDLCVLRMSLPDDSWTALLDGYRSVRPFTAAEEAALPLLTRVRQLWDVGDFLAMRASGAWGDASLSEQGRAQVLEQVLAMQQPPLP